One segment of Geomonas ferrireducens DNA contains the following:
- a CDS encoding site-specific integrase — MSFFTAGLVKRGTMYYIRVRVPDDLRRYISSREIKQSLRTARYCEAVKLARAWRTALDHFFGDLRRAQLTDNEIFQLRDKYLHETTESHQRALAAEKFSEKHAAWMIRQYELLIEIDRKALRTHDYSLIEQAVDRFLNKQNIVIDKDSTDYPYLCKEFLKARIIAFETKINRAHGNFTLTPAASSPPVDPSAVTMVEPLASDSSPTQDIGQQLSEIKTFLSKHKGSGGMFSVVAGKYIKSKETEEAWTDGTEDAMMETYDLFKEVIDDKDMNEYDNDDFLKFKELLTRLPKNRNKNPIFRTMSISEMLQIPIEEADKFSRETRDKHLRRISQLFAWAKVRKIISENYAAGIVGKNRRNRKDSRKPYDVEDLQKIVRTMKAKQAIPTQFWIPLFGLYTGMRADEICQLYLDDIYQIGAILCIDCTARRPDQSLKNEQSSRKIPVHPFLLELGFMNYHQSIMDAGHERLWPNLKMRVAKEGKGKKVGSARTKPATAVGTPQRGKGGYGAGWSNWYNEHFNRKFITEDPEKVFHSFRHNLSNALEKIPSVKSSTANMITGHAGENERERTYLEADIEMMYAALAQVQYPIDLDLLRAKSLWNKEGMAVLPKAPRVKVFRPASPEKKARRKDSVPVAGAAKRAK; from the coding sequence ATGTCTTTTTTTACCGCAGGACTTGTCAAAAGAGGGACCATGTACTACATTCGGGTCCGCGTTCCTGATGACCTGAGACGGTATATTTCTTCCCGGGAAATCAAACAGTCACTCCGGACTGCACGCTATTGCGAAGCTGTGAAACTAGCCAGAGCGTGGCGCACCGCGTTAGACCATTTCTTCGGCGATCTGAGGAGGGCGCAATTGACTGACAACGAGATTTTTCAGCTTCGAGATAAATATCTGCATGAAACAACAGAATCCCATCAACGCGCACTGGCGGCAGAAAAATTCTCCGAGAAGCACGCGGCTTGGATGATCAGACAGTATGAGCTGCTCATAGAGATTGATCGAAAGGCGCTGAGAACGCATGACTACTCCTTGATAGAGCAAGCTGTCGACCGTTTTCTCAATAAGCAAAACATCGTAATCGATAAGGATTCCACCGACTACCCCTACCTCTGTAAGGAGTTTCTCAAGGCCCGGATCATCGCGTTTGAGACGAAGATCAACCGGGCCCACGGCAATTTCACACTCACCCCTGCAGCGTCTTCACCTCCAGTTGACCCCTCAGCAGTTACTATGGTTGAGCCACTTGCTTCTGATTCATCCCCTACTCAGGACATAGGGCAGCAGTTATCAGAAATCAAAACATTTTTGAGCAAACACAAGGGATCTGGAGGAATGTTCTCGGTGGTCGCCGGGAAGTACATAAAAAGTAAGGAAACTGAAGAAGCGTGGACAGATGGGACCGAAGATGCAATGATGGAAACGTACGATCTTTTCAAAGAAGTCATTGACGACAAGGATATGAACGAGTACGACAATGATGATTTTCTCAAGTTCAAGGAACTTCTTACGCGGTTACCCAAGAACCGTAATAAGAACCCCATATTTCGCACCATGAGTATCTCCGAGATGCTTCAAATCCCCATTGAAGAGGCCGACAAGTTCAGTCGAGAGACCCGAGACAAACATCTCAGACGCATCTCCCAGTTGTTTGCCTGGGCGAAGGTTCGAAAAATCATCAGTGAAAATTATGCAGCAGGCATAGTCGGCAAAAATCGCCGCAACAGAAAGGACTCTAGAAAACCGTATGATGTTGAGGATCTGCAAAAGATCGTCAGGACAATGAAAGCGAAGCAGGCAATCCCAACCCAGTTTTGGATACCGCTTTTTGGGCTTTATACGGGCATGCGTGCTGATGAAATTTGTCAGCTCTATCTCGATGACATCTACCAAATCGGTGCAATCCTCTGCATAGACTGCACGGCCAGGCGCCCAGATCAAAGCCTCAAAAACGAACAGAGTAGCCGGAAAATCCCTGTCCATCCGTTTCTGCTAGAGCTTGGGTTTATGAACTATCACCAGTCGATCATGGATGCAGGGCATGAACGACTTTGGCCGAACCTTAAAATGCGAGTAGCCAAAGAAGGTAAAGGCAAGAAGGTTGGGAGTGCGAGAACAAAACCGGCAACGGCAGTTGGCACTCCGCAACGGGGAAAAGGCGGATACGGAGCTGGTTGGTCAAATTGGTACAATGAACACTTTAACCGGAAGTTTATAACAGAAGACCCAGAGAAGGTTTTCCATTCGTTCAGGCACAACCTATCCAATGCGCTGGAGAAAATTCCGTCCGTCAAGAGTTCAACAGCCAACATGATTACAGGACACGCCGGCGAGAATGAGAGAGAGAGGACATATCTCGAGGCTGATATTGAGATGATGTATGCAGCCCTAGCGCAAGTCCAGTATCCAATCGACCTGGATCTTCTTCGCGCAAAATCCCTTTGGAATAAAGAAGGGATGGCTGTGTTGCCA